The following are encoded together in the Lathyrus oleraceus cultivar Zhongwan6 chromosome 3, CAAS_Psat_ZW6_1.0, whole genome shotgun sequence genome:
- the LOC127126849 gene encoding LEAF RUST 10 DISEASE-RESISTANCE LOCUS RECEPTOR-LIKE PROTEIN KINASE-like 1.4, with amino-acid sequence MKPLFHSSSFCFFSLSLLMIFIINIPTCLCEGDEYYKNCNTAFTCEDNKDLKYPFWGVNRESYCGSVADGINTMLTCEEEVSKITINNLKYRILDWDNTTQKLTVARDDYWSGNVCDVNTNIESSTFDNTQFQRYSNDVANVTLLYGCNVGVVTPFYDIGCGGSENVVYTVVYSAPFSAFCTPTSTVVIPIFGTQAVQLGTGNGILSEALKDGFELRWIGNYTECRSCVTSGGACGNDGGNQFRCFCNDGAHATSCHSSLLPSTSISSFDCANLENLTYPFWRSSRPQYCGHPNFELQCKDEFATITIMSQNYRILEVVDSVHRLKVVRADYWNNVCPTNPKNTTLGRNFFDYGSDSRNLTLYYDCSYTPFPLPDSFSPQFNCSRNGIQMVNYFLLESNLENGKGSVSESIGTCKYRVIVPVLESEAEKVVTNSSVENLKGAIDNGFEVEWNANNSLCHECQSSSGHCGYDPSSKDFTCFCKDGSFPHSCRSGQQTMLSLSLPSPVTTTTIIIFFIFSLHYTTSLPSHASLSSCNNTTFNCGTITNLSYPFTGGDRPSFCGPPQFHLNCKNNVPELNISSLSYRVLQINSVTHSLTLARLDLWNETCTQNYINSTFDGTSFSYGSGNRNLTLFYGCKPTSEFTKVPQNLFYCENNGYKNNSYSLIGPFPLDPVLRFVECDEVVGVPILVEQASRFVGNRSLLREVLMKGFNVNYSNPFDDDCFECIDSGGQQCGFDSDDNESICICGNELCPSGNSSSKGALIGGAVAGVAALVCILGFACLVVRRRKKNVEKSRSRVLFMPPSSSDIGTGTGTLTSTTNSSQSIPSYPSSKSDAMPKSFYFGVQVFTYDELEEATNNFDASKELGDGGFGTVYKGDLKDGRVVAVKRHYESNFKLVAQFMNEVEILAKLRHKNLVTLYGCSSKHSRELLLVYEYIPNGTVADHIHGNQSSSCLLPWSVRMNIALETAEALAYLHASDVIHRDVKSNNILLDEKFHVKVADFGLSRWLPNDVTHVSTAPQGTPGYVDPEYYQCYQLTEKSDVYSFGVVLAELISSLQAVDITRHRSDVNLANMTVNKIQSQELHELVDPFLGYEKDNAVRRMTTAVGELAFRCLQQQRDMRPSMDEIVEVLRAIKSDELETQESKVLDVVVRTDELVLLKKGPYPASPDSVANKWVSGSSTSTSS; translated from the exons ATGAAACCTCTGTTTCATTCATCTTCTTTTTGCTTTTTCTCTTTGTCACTTTTGATGATCTTCATCATAAATATTCCAACATGTCTGTGTGAGGGTGATGAATATTACAAAAACTGTAACACCGCTTTTACCTGCGAAGACAACAAAGACCTCAAGTATCCGTTCTGGGGAGTAAACAGAGAAAGTTATTGTGGTAGTGTTGCTGATGGTATTAATACGATGCTTACATGCGAAGAAGAAGTTTCAAAGATCACAATCAATAACCTTAAATACCGTATTCTTGATTGGGACAATACAACACAGAAACTCACTGTTGCTAGGGACGATTACTGGAGTGGTAATGTTTGTGATGTGAATACTAATATCGAGAGCAGCACATTTGATAACACTCAATTTCAACGTTACAGTAATGATGTTGCTAACGTAACTCTCTTATATGGTTGCAATGTTGGAGTTGTGACTCCGTTTTATGATATTGGCTGTGGCGGAAGTGAAAATGTTGTCTACACCGTTGTTTATTCTGCTCCATTCTCTGCCTTCTGCACTCCGACTAGTACGGTGGTAATTCCGATTTTTGGAACCCAAGCTGTACAACTGGGAACTGGCAACGGAATACTGAGCGAGGCATTAAAAGATGGTTTTGAGTTGAGATGGATTGGAAATTACACGGAGTGCCGGAGTTGTGTTACTTCTGGTGGAGCGTGTGGGAATGATGGAGGTAATCAATTCAGATGTTTCTGCAATGATGGAGCTCATGCAACTTCATGTCATTCATCATTGCTCCCATCCACAAGTAT TTCTTCATTTGATTGCGCAAATCTAGAAAACTTGACATATCCTTTCTGGAGATCGAGTAGGCCGCAGTACTGCGGCCACCCGAATTTTGAGCTACAATGCAAAGATGAATTTGCAACCATTACCATTATGTCACAAAATTATAGAATTCTCGAAGTAGTTGATTCTGTTCATAGACTCAAAGTTGTAAGAGCTGATTATTGGAACAACGTTTGTCCAACCAATCCTAAGAACACAACTTTAGGTCGCAATTTCTTCGATTATGGTTCGGATTCCCGGAACCTGACGCTCTACTATGATTGTTCTTACACTCCATTTCCTCTACCAGATAGTTTTTCTCCCCAGTTTAACTGTAGTAGAAATGGAATTCAAATGGTTAACTATTTTTTGTTGGAGAGTAATCTTGAGAACGGCAAGGGTTCGGTTTCTGAATCAATTGGAACATGCAAATATAGAGTGATTGTTCCAGTTTTGGAGTCAGAAGCTGAAAAGGTAGTGACAAATTCAAGTGTGGAGAATTTAAAGGGTGCTATTGATAATGGTTTTGAAGTGGAATGGAATGCGAATAATAGTTTGTGTCATGAGTGTCAAAGCTCTAGTGGACACTGTGGTTATGATCCAAGCTCAAAGGATTTCACATGCTTTTGTAAAGATGGATCATTTCCACATTCATGTAGATCAGG ACAACAAACTATGTTGTCCTTGTCCCTCCCCTCTCCTGtcaccaccaccaccatcatcatcttcttcatcttctctcTTCACTATACAACTTCCTTACCCTCTCATGCATCACTCTCTAGCTGCAACAACACCACCTTCAACTGTGGAACCATAACCAACCTTTCCTACCCTTTCACCGGCGGCGACCGTCCTTCCTTCTGCGGGCCACCACAGTTTCACTTGAACTGCAAAAACAATGTTCCAGAGTTGAACATTTCTTCATTGAGTTACCGAGTTCTTCAAATCAACTCAGTAACTCATTCTCTCACGTTAGCTAGATTAGACCTTTGGAACGAAACATGTACCCAAAATTATATTAACTCGACTTTTGATGGAACTAGCTTTAGCTACGGTTCGGGAAACCGTAACCTTACTTTGTTTTATGGGTGCAAACCCACTTCAGAATTTACCAAAGTGCCGCAGAATTTGTTTTACTGTGAAAACAATGGGTATAAGAATAATTCATATTCTTTGATTGGTCCATTTCCTTTGGACCCGGTTCTTAGATTTGTTGAATGTGATGAAGTTGTTGGTGTGCCAATTCTTGTAGAGCAGGCTAGTAGGTTTGTAGGAAATCGTTCTTTGCTTAGGGAGGTTTTGATGAAAGGGTTTAATGTGAATTATAGCAATCCTTTTGATGATGATTGTTTTGAATGTATTGATTCTGGTGGCCAACAATGTGGATTTGATTCTGATGATAATGAATCCATTTGTATATGTGGTAATGAGTTGTGTCCTTCAG GTAATAGCTCTAGCAAGGGCGCTCTAATAG GTGGCGCAGTTGCAGGAGTTGCAGCCCTTGTTTGCATTCTTGGCTTTGCATGCTTAGTGGTGCGGAGAAGAAAGAAAAATGTTGAGAAATCTAGAAGCAGGGTCCTCTTTATGCCTCCTTCAAGCAGTGACATTGGCACTGGCACTGGCACTCTAACCTCCACTACTAATTCGTCTCAGAGCATTCCTTCTTACCCCTCTTCCAAATCGGACGCAATGCCGAAGAGTTTCTACTTTGGTGTTCAGGTGTTTACCTATGATGAGCTAGAAGAAGCTACCAACAATTTCGACGCCTCTAAAGAACTTGGAGATGGAGGTTTTGGCACAGTTTACAAAG GTGATCTCAAAGATGGACGCGTGGTTGCAGTGAAACGCCATTACGAAAGCAATTTTAAGCTTGTGGCGCAGTTCATGAATGAAGTTGAGATTCTAGCGAAGTTAAGGCATAAGAACCTTGTTACACTCTATGGATGCTCCTCTAAACACAGCAGAGAGCTTCTCCTTGTTTATGAATACATACCAAATGGAACAGTAGCTGATCATATTCACGGGAACCAATCAAGTTCATGTTTGCTTCCTTGGTCTGTAAGAATGAACATTGCACTAGAAACAGCTGAAGCACTAGCCTATCTCCATGCATCAGATGTCATACACCGCGACGTTAAATCCAACAACATCCTCCTAGACGAAAAATTTCATGTTAAGGTTGCTGATTTCGGTCTGTCAAGGTGGCTTCCGAACGATGTCACGCATGTATCAACAGCTCCACAAGGAACACCTGGTTACGTTGATCCTGAGTATTATCAGTGTTACCAACTCACTGAAAAGAGCGATGTTTACAGCTTTGGCGTAGTCTTAGCCGAGCTTATATCGTCGTTACAAGCTGTGGATATTACCAGGCACCGCAGCGACGTGAACTTGGCGAATATGACTGTCAACAAAATTCAGAGCCAAGAATTACATGAGTTGGTTGACCCGTTTCTTGGATATGAAAAAGACAATGCTGTGAGGAGGATGACGACCGCAGTCGGTGAATTGGCGTTTAGATGTTTGCAGCAGCAAAGAGACATGAGACCTTCAATGGACGAGATTGTGGAGGTATTGAGAGCAATCAAGAGTGATGAACTTGAGACACAGGAATCAAAAGTTTTGGATGTTGTTGTTAGAACAGATGAACTTGTTCTTTTGAAGAAGGGTCCTTATCCAGCTTCACCAGATTCTGTTGCTAACAAATGGGTTAGCGGTTCTTCTACATCTACTTCTTCATAG